From one Lolium rigidum isolate FL_2022 chromosome 4, APGP_CSIRO_Lrig_0.1, whole genome shotgun sequence genomic stretch:
- the LOC124706311 gene encoding thylakoid membrane protein slr0575-like isoform X2, translating into MSVQCAAHAVRALAAFQAAPSSRRRVSHASIVPCRPRRAVAPVRAADSSPPAAPAPSSSSGAASDKPIVPDDDGFTLAKVSFGVIGLGVGGSLLSYGFGAYFNLLPGSEWSALMLTYGFPLTIIGMALKYAELKPVPCITYADAFALREQCATPILKQVRSDVTRYRYGDEQHLDEALKRIFQYGLGGGIPRRSAPILQKIQEVTDDGKYCLVLEFEAKSLELSDFEKRQAKFTSFFGPGIKAEIGKGGDDLYEVRLISETT; encoded by the exons ATGTCTGTGCAGTGCGCGGCGCACGCAGTCCGGGCGCTTGCCGCGTTCCAGGCGgccccctcctcccgccgccgggtGAGCCATGCATCCATTGTGCCTTGCCGGCCCAGGCGCGCGGTTGCGCCGGTCCGAGCTGCGGATTCTTCGCCGCCTGCCGcacctgcgccgtcgtcgtcgtccggaGCAGCCAGCGACAAGCCCATCGTACCCGACGATGACGGGTTCACCCTCGCCAAG GTTTCTTTTGGCGTGATTGGACTAGGGGTTGGTGGCTCCCTCCTGTC ATATGGATTTGGGGCGTATTTCAATCTTCTCCCCGGTTCAGAGTGGTCTGCTCTGATGCTAACCTACGGGTTTCCTCTCACAATCATAGGCATGGCCTTAAAG TATGCTGAACTGAAACCAGTGCCCTGCATAACCTATGCTGATGCTTTCGCTCTAAGAGAACAGTGTGCTACCCCTATCCTCAAGCAG GTCAGGAGTGATGTTACACGTTATAGATATGGTGATGAGCAGCACCTTGATGAAGCGCTAAAGCGGATCTTTCAATATGGTTTG GGTGGTGGCATTCCAAGACGTAGTGCACCTATATTACAAAAAATTCAAGAA GTAACTGATGATGGGAAATACTGTTTAGTACTTGAATTCGAAGCCAAATCGCTGGAGCTATCTGATTTTGAGAAAAGACAG GCAAAATTCACCTCCTTTTTTGGTCCTGGAATTAAGGCAGAAATTG GAAAAGGTGGTGATGATCTGTACGAAGTGCGGCTTATCTCGGAGACTACTTAG
- the LOC124706311 gene encoding thylakoid membrane protein slr0575-like isoform X1, whose protein sequence is MSVQCAAHAVRALAAFQAAPSSRRRVSHASIVPCRPRRAVAPVRAADSSPPAAPAPSSSSGAASDKPIVPDDDGFTLAKVSFGVIGLGVGGSLLSYGFGAYFNLLPGSEWSALMLTYGFPLTIIGMALKYAELKPVPCITYADAFALREQCATPILKQVRSDVTRYRYGDEQHLDEALKRIFQYGLGGGIPRRSAPILQKIQEEVTDDGKYCLVLEFEAKSLELSDFEKRQAKFTSFFGPGIKAEIGKGGDDLYEVRLISETT, encoded by the exons ATGTCTGTGCAGTGCGCGGCGCACGCAGTCCGGGCGCTTGCCGCGTTCCAGGCGgccccctcctcccgccgccgggtGAGCCATGCATCCATTGTGCCTTGCCGGCCCAGGCGCGCGGTTGCGCCGGTCCGAGCTGCGGATTCTTCGCCGCCTGCCGcacctgcgccgtcgtcgtcgtccggaGCAGCCAGCGACAAGCCCATCGTACCCGACGATGACGGGTTCACCCTCGCCAAG GTTTCTTTTGGCGTGATTGGACTAGGGGTTGGTGGCTCCCTCCTGTC ATATGGATTTGGGGCGTATTTCAATCTTCTCCCCGGTTCAGAGTGGTCTGCTCTGATGCTAACCTACGGGTTTCCTCTCACAATCATAGGCATGGCCTTAAAG TATGCTGAACTGAAACCAGTGCCCTGCATAACCTATGCTGATGCTTTCGCTCTAAGAGAACAGTGTGCTACCCCTATCCTCAAGCAG GTCAGGAGTGATGTTACACGTTATAGATATGGTGATGAGCAGCACCTTGATGAAGCGCTAAAGCGGATCTTTCAATATGGTTTG GGTGGTGGCATTCCAAGACGTAGTGCACCTATATTACAAAAAATTCAAGAAGAA GTAACTGATGATGGGAAATACTGTTTAGTACTTGAATTCGAAGCCAAATCGCTGGAGCTATCTGATTTTGAGAAAAGACAG GCAAAATTCACCTCCTTTTTTGGTCCTGGAATTAAGGCAGAAATTG GAAAAGGTGGTGATGATCTGTACGAAGTGCGGCTTATCTCGGAGACTACTTAG